Proteins encoded in a region of the bacterium genome:
- a CDS encoding DEAD/DEAH box helicase yields the protein ALSRDEKYVKLADHSIAMLPEELIKKFQFLFHFATMEERSLRLPALQVTLIDLLFEEQMRQSGDQGYRQKLARLKDFTGLREHSLPKTFKGVLRPYQKAGYDWLLFLKEYGFGGCLADDMGLGKTVQALALLLKEKENGCRTPSLIVCPTSVVFNWEKEVQKFAPDLTVLVHTGMQRRRNLDRFAGYDVILTSYGLVLRDLPFLKEHRFHYVILDESQKIKNPLSQTAKAVHLLKAEHRLVLTGTPVENNTSELWSQFSFLNPGLLGSLPTFRSFFALPIEKRNDEEAVTLLKRMIFPFVLRRSKELVEKELPEKSEQIYYCNMNPEQARLYRHWRDFYRSLILHRIDQVGLDRARMNILEGLVKLRQISCHPQLIDRESAAESSKFEALKEMLEDILAEGHKVLIFSQFVKMLAVVRKYLDEQSIAYEYLDGHTIDRKTCVQHFQSDASVRIFLISLKAGGTGLNLTAADYVVLYDPWWNPAVELQATDRAHRIGQDKKVFVYRMITKDTVEEKMLELQERKRSLVANLIGVDSGFFKSLTRHDIEVLFS from the coding sequence CGCTCATCGACCTGCTGTTCGAGGAACAGATGCGCCAATCCGGCGATCAGGGATATCGGCAAAAACTGGCACGGCTCAAAGACTTCACCGGCCTCAGGGAGCACAGCCTGCCGAAAACATTCAAAGGCGTGCTCCGGCCGTATCAAAAAGCGGGCTATGACTGGCTGCTCTTTCTCAAAGAGTACGGCTTTGGTGGCTGCCTGGCCGATGATATGGGATTGGGTAAAACCGTGCAGGCGTTGGCCCTGCTGCTGAAGGAAAAAGAGAACGGTTGCCGCACCCCCAGTCTGATCGTCTGTCCCACATCGGTGGTGTTCAACTGGGAAAAGGAGGTGCAGAAATTCGCGCCTGATCTCACGGTGCTGGTGCACACGGGCATGCAGCGCCGCCGCAACCTGGACCGGTTCGCCGGCTATGACGTGATCCTGACCAGTTACGGTCTGGTGCTGCGCGACCTTCCGTTTCTCAAAGAGCACCGGTTTCACTATGTGATTCTCGACGAGTCGCAAAAAATAAAAAATCCGCTGTCGCAGACCGCCAAGGCGGTGCACCTGCTCAAGGCGGAACACCGATTAGTGCTCACCGGCACGCCGGTGGAGAACAACACCTCGGAGCTGTGGTCGCAGTTCTCCTTCCTCAATCCTGGTCTGCTGGGCTCGCTGCCCACTTTCCGCTCTTTCTTTGCCCTGCCCATTGAAAAAAGAAACGACGAGGAGGCGGTGACGCTGCTCAAGCGCATGATCTTTCCCTTTGTGCTCCGCCGCAGCAAAGAGCTGGTGGAAAAGGAACTGCCGGAGAAAAGCGAACAGATCTATTATTGCAACATGAACCCGGAGCAGGCCCGGCTCTACCGCCACTGGCGCGATTTCTACCGTTCCCTCATCCTGCACAGAATCGACCAGGTCGGCCTGGATCGAGCGCGCATGAACATTCTTGAAGGATTGGTCAAACTGCGGCAGATCTCATGCCATCCGCAGCTGATCGACCGCGAGTCCGCGGCGGAGTCAAGCAAATTCGAAGCGCTGAAAGAGATGCTCGAAGACATCCTGGCCGAAGGCCACAAAGTGCTGATCTTTTCTCAGTTCGTCAAAATGCTCGCCGTCGTGCGAAAATATCTGGATGAGCAGTCCATTGCTTACGAGTATCTGGACGGTCACACCATCGACCGCAAAACCTGCGTACAGCACTTTCAATCGGACGCGTCGGTGCGGATTTTTCTCATCAGTTTAAAAGCAGGGGGCACCGGCTTGAATCTGACCGCTGCAGACTATGTGGTCCTGTATGATCCCTGGTGGAATCCAGCAGTGGAGCTGCAGGCCACCGATCGAGCGCACCGCATCGGGCAGGATAAAAAAGTTTTCGTCTATCGCATGATCACCAAAGACACGGTGGAAGAAAAAATGCTGGAGCTGCAAGAGCGGAAACGCAGCCTGGTGGCCAACCTCATCGGCGTGGACAGTGGCTTCTTCAAATCGCTGACGCGCCACGACATCGAGGTGCTGTTCTCATAA